The proteins below come from a single Aegilops tauschii subsp. strangulata cultivar AL8/78 chromosome 6, Aet v6.0, whole genome shotgun sequence genomic window:
- the LOC109755121 gene encoding uncharacterized protein, protein MQALTRAASLLRRAVACPPQLGAAGRDTPLLAKILPNVYSNGYSTLMAPANEVLIPPELLSSKTVWTPDRELGQYEDLVARVTNFHNEDKGFMVLDGDVFDVPIRKDIVHRVVRWQLAKRQQGTHSTKTISEVSGTGRKPYKQKGTGRARHGTLRGCQFRGGATMHGPKPRSHAFKLQKKVRRLGLKIALSARTAEGKLCIFEDLEVPSHKTKNIVQYIKQMDDTKKILLVDGGDIDKKLKLATQNLHYVNVIPSIGLNVYSILQHDTLVMTRDAINRIVERMHTPISR, encoded by the exons ATGCAAGCCCTCACACGTGCCGCGTCCCTCCTGCGCCGAGCCGTGGCCTGCCCGCCTCAGCTCGGCGCCGCCGGCCGCGACACCCCGCTCCTCGCCAAG ATTTTGCCAAATGTCTACTCCAATGGGTATTCTACTCTTATGGCTCCAGCAAATGAAGTGCTGATTCCACCGGAACTTCTATCTAGCAAGACTGTCTGGACACCAGACCGAGAGCTTG GGCAGTATGAGGACCTAGTAGCTAGAGTAACAAACTTCCATAACGAGGACAAGGGATTCATGGTTTTGGATGGTGATGTTTTTGACGTTCCAATTAGGAAGGATATTGTTCACAGGGTAGTAAGGTGGCAGCTTGCGAAAAGGCAACAG GGGACACACTCAACTAAAACTATCAGTGAAGTGAGCGGCACAGGAAGAAAGCCTTATAAGCAAAAGGGAACCGGAAGAGCACGTCATGGAACATTGCGTGGTTGTCAG TTTCGAGGAGGTGCAACTATGCATGGCCCGAAACCACGGAGCCATGCATTCAAGTTGCAGAAGAAAGTACGACGTCTAGGACTTAAGATAGCTTTGTCTGCTAGAACAGCTGAGGGGAAG CTCTGCATCTTTGAGGACTTAGAAGTCCCTAGCCACAAGACGAAAAACATTGTGCAGTACATAAAGCAGATGGACGATACGAAGAAGATTTTGTTGGTGGATGGAGGCGACATTGATAAGAAGTTAAAGCTGGCTACTCAAAATCTTCACTACGTGAATGTCATTCCTTCGATT GGCCTCAATGTCTACAGCATCCTGCAGCATGACACCCTCGTGATGACTCGGGACGCCATCAACAGAATCGTTGAGCGGATGCACACACCCATCAGCCGCTAG